The DNA sequence ACCAAAACTTATATATCTCCAACTCTCGTACAGTGGCTTATCTGTAATGTCCAATAATTCCAATTGGTACGCCAACCCTGCTTTTAAGCGGTTAGGTTTGGCATCTTGCAACCTCACAATGTTCCCGAAGTCCTTACGAGCCATGATAAATGTTGCATATCTAGATTTATCTAATAACGAGATCCATGGCGACGTTCCTGATTGGGCAGGAGAGATAGGAGGAAATGCACTGTCTCATTTAAATCTTTCACATAACTCCATAACAAGCTTACCCCAATTTCAGTGGAATCGATTAGAAGATCTAGACCTACAGTCCAACATGATTCAAGGACCATTCCCTCTATCCATTTGCAACATGagttatttatattacttaGATATGTCGCATAATAGCTTCGGTGGAAGTATTCCACAATGTTTGAGAGATATCAGCAGTCTCCGGCTCATAGATCTAAGGACCAATCATTTTCATGGAACCATTCCAAGTTTTTGTGAGAATCACACAGATATACGTGGGCTATTCTTGAATGGAAATCGATTACAAGGAGCGCTTCCCACTTCTTTGTCCAGCTGTGAATGGTTGGAAATACTTGATGTTGGAAACAACCACCTAAATGGCACATTCCCCGGTTGGTTAGGAGGTCTTGTGAACCTCCAGGTTCTTATATTGAAATCAAATAATTTTCATGGTCGCATTGAAATCCCTTCGCCAGTTAAACTTACTTTTCCAAGTCTAATAGTCTTTGACTTATCTCACAACACGTTTGAAGGTCATCTCCCCGATATTTATTTTCAGAATTTTATTTCCATGAAAGATGTTCCAGAAAAGGAAACAAAACCGAACTACTTGAGCTTGATTGGATTATATTTTTACACTATCATTGTTACAGTGAAAGGTTATGATCTCCAATTTACAAAAATTTGGATGACTACATGATTGTTGATCTATCCAATAACAAATTTACAGGAGATATTCCGAACGTTATTGGTACTCTTGAGTCACTGATAACACTTAACTTATCCCACAACAACCTCAACGGTCGAATTCCCGATGCTCTTGGAAATCTTTCGGAGATGGAATCATTAGACCTATCTTGGAACCAACTCACTGGAGAGATCCCTCAAAGTCTTGCAGGAATAACTGCTCTTTCAGTTTTAAACCTTTCACAAAACCATCTTGTGGGACGTATTCCAGAAGGAACACAGTTCGGGTCGTTTGAAAACTCATTTGGAGGGAATTCGGGACTTTGTGGCTTTCCGTTGCCCAAAATGTGCAACCCGCATCCACGTGAACCACACGTTGAAGTTGATAGCGATGAGGAGGAGAGTGGCTTTACATGGAGATCGGTGATGATAGGATACGGAAGTGGAACCCTATTTGGATTGCTAGCAGGATTTCTGATGTTGTCATCCGGAAGACCAAAGTGGTTCACTGAAATTTCTGATGCAGCAGAGCATATGATCTTGAAGAGGCGTAGCAAACAAAGATACATTTATATAGGAAGATGAAATTTGCTGACGAATGGTAAGCATTTCTTCCTATATCTCTGACTAAATTGTGCAGACCACCGAATGTTTACTCTGTTGTCTTATCTTCTTAAAAAACTTATGCTGCAGGTAAACAAGTTTGTCATGTGGATGGACTTTTTGAATTATGAAGTTTTAGAGAACATACtgaattgatattattattttcttttgaattatGAAGTTGTAGAGATCCTActgaattaaaataatttcatgtAAGTAGACCTTTTGAATTATGAAGTTGCAGTGGAAAATTATTCTGAAAAGAAGGTTATTTTAGGCATAAACGTTTTATTAAATGTGTCATCACGGTGGATGGTTTTGAAATGGATGTCTTGACTTGGCTGATCAATTGAACAATTGGGGTTTGGCTTTAAACGAAATTAAAGATAACCAATAATGGTACTAGAAAAGACTTTACAACCAAAATCTTACgtttaaaaacaattattgaCCACAAGTGACAAAAAGAAGTCAATTTCAATTGGTTTTTTTCTACACAATTTTCTTCCATCATTACTACACATAGCGATGCGAAAACTCCAATCAACAAATAAAAGACTTTATCAAAGAcattcaattttgactttatcaTTACATAAACGTTTTTTTGGTTAGTTACAAAACATAGACATTTTGACATTGTTAAGTACATTCTCAGGTCACAATCCCCATGATTTAAAAATTGTTAATTAGAGAGGATTAAAATACATTTATTCCTATAATAAATAAGTTTACATTAAAATACATTATTgtaatattgtatttttatactTCAAATTGGACAATgtactatttatttttaaccgaAATTTTATGACAACAATTATTTATTGCATGTGTTTAATACGGTaactaattataaattttgtttatatttttcgtATGCGTTACTATCATGTTCCGTTGTATTTGTTTCGttaatagaaaaaagaaaaattacttttaaagaaaaggaaaaaaaaaaaatttaaactctGTCTCTTGCCATTCAAAACGAAAAaggtcaaaaaaaaaattaaactctGCGGTGAAGACACACGTCGGACTTTTGGTGATCATCTTTATGTCGCTCTTGACTGACAAGGCATTCGCACTTTTAAGGATGACCAGAGACTCGAGAAAGGAAAAAGGATCAATGACGAACTCTTACAATCCATTCTAAGACTCAAGATTGTACCTCATAGTTTTTTCTACAACTATGCATCTTCTTCATGGTGCTTAAATGAGCTTTTGAAGATAATGGAGTGTCAGAAGACAAAAGACCATAGTGCATACCCTGTATGGTACCCTCCCAGCGGTATGGAGGACCTAACTGTATGGTACGAAGGGTTATCCGTCACGAAGGCTTTTACAAATAACATAACAAGATAAGGATCATTCTTCTACAAATTCGGGATTTGGCCTTATCATTTTCGGTCAATAACTAAGGAAATTATATCTCcagcctaagacttaggaaaccctaagtcgcctacttgttctccaagaatatcttcctctatataaagagGGTTACGGAGCCCACTAAAGGCATAAAAGACCATACACAAATCACGAATAAGCTCATTTGGCGTAAAGAGGCAAAACTCTACCACTTGGGAATCGCCAATAAACAACCTTATTCACCTTAAATCAACCACCACTCTAACCTCGGATTCGGTGCACAAACACAAAATGTGCAACCCGAATCCACATGAACCACAGGTTGAAGTTGATAGCGATGAAGAAGAGAGCGGCTTTACATGGATATGGGTGATGATAGGATACGGATGTGGCGCCCTATTTGGATTTCTGATGTTGTCATCCGGAAGACCTAAGTGGTTCGCTGAAATTTCTGATGCAGCAGGGCATATGATACATTTATACATTTATCTTCgtgtgaaaacgtgtttcagcacgttcccggatcgattaacacgagatctaacaatcatagatgtgcggaatccatctatgatcgtctttagggttaattaatgattatcatgataaacacacacgaagataatgaGAACAggatataaacacaaaaatactatcattaatcatatgattacaagatgaatccgtatgaacaacatctacaatgattacggattacaatcattgagacgaatc is a window from the Erigeron canadensis isolate Cc75 unplaced genomic scaffold, C_canadensis_v1 Conyza_canadensis_unscaffolded:53, whole genome shotgun sequence genome containing:
- the LOC122584596 gene encoding receptor-like protein 9DC3 encodes the protein MSYTDFRDMCPGSGYDPITKNWNKDIDCCNWDGVECDHSTGDIIGLDLSCGMLQGIIHPNTTLFNLPRLQRLNIAYNDFDDSQFPREIARFSHSLTHLNISQCGFTGQMPSEISFLSKLVSIDLSNNLPGFQIQPNAFNNLLQNCSRLRELVMGNVNISWVLPAYLNISSSLESLDLHGTGLQGKLPYNMVGSLPESLANLTHLITLDLSYNMLSGTLPSWLFTFPSLENIYLDNNMFTGGLPSNWLYLQSLRTLTLSGNQFDGEVNQGSTIPPSFTQLINLSVLDLSYNKFIGIWDLDTLFSSIPKLIYLQLSYSGLSVMSNNSNWYANPAFKRLGLASCNLTMFPKSLRAMINVAYLDLSNNEIHGDVPDWAGEIGGNALSHLNLSHNSITSLPQFQWNRLEDLDLQSNMIQGPFPLSICNMSYLYYLDMSHNSFGGSIPQCLRDISSLRLIDLRTNHFHGTIPSFCENHTDIRGLFLNGNRLQGALPTSLSSCEWLEILDVGNNHLNGTFPGWLGGLVNLQVLILKSNNFHGRIEIPSPVKLTFPSLIVFDLSHNTFEGHLPDIYFQNFISMKDVPEKETKPNYLSLIGLYFYTIIVTVKGYDLKFTGDIPNVIGTLESLITLNLSHNNLNGRIPDALGNLSEMESLDLSWNQLTGEIPQSLAGITALSVLNLSQNHLVGRIPEGTQFGSFENSFGGNSGLCGFPLPKMCNPHPREPHVEVDSDEEESGFTWRSVMIGYGSGTLFGLLAGFLMLSSGRPKWFTEISDAAEHMILKRRSKQRYIYIGR